A region of Lacinutrix sp. Hel_I_90 DNA encodes the following proteins:
- the arfB gene encoding alternative ribosome rescue aminoacyl-tRNA hydrolase ArfB: protein MFNEEALIKEFNFKGIRSSGSGGQHVNKVSTKIELSINVLQSSVLTEEQKATILEKLSNRLTKDGVLMLQCGESRSQYRNKNLAIVRAIQLLKSALIIQKKRLRTKIPKAVVMKRLKNKRVKSERKATRRKPDLD, encoded by the coding sequence ATGTTTAACGAAGAAGCACTCATAAAAGAATTTAATTTCAAAGGCATACGGAGTTCAGGAAGCGGCGGGCAACATGTAAACAAAGTCTCTACTAAAATTGAACTGTCTATCAATGTATTACAATCTTCAGTATTAACGGAAGAACAAAAAGCTACAATTTTAGAAAAACTATCAAACCGACTCACAAAAGACGGGGTGTTAATGCTACAATGTGGTGAAAGTAGAAGCCAATATAGAAATAAGAATTTAGCGATTGTCAGGGCAATTCAGTTACTAAAATCGGCCTTAATCATTCAAAAAAAGCGTTTGCGAACAAAAATACCTAAGGCTGTCGTTATGAAAAGACTCAAAAACAAACGTGTGAAATCAGAAAGAAAAGCGACTCGACGAAAACCAGATTTGGATTAG
- a CDS encoding heavy metal translocating P-type ATPase: MDKVKDISHSENLIFGKRTELYFAILCGVFLSLGFFIEKGLDLPRWIAILSYGMAYFFGGYFISIEAYKKITKGGFDIDFLMIAAAIGAAYIDSWAEGALLLFLFSLGHALEHYAMNKAQKSIEALSDLSPKVALVKKNGQIIETPIEDLKVGDTIVIKPNSKIAADGVIIMGNSSIDQAPITGESMPVDKTAITSIDNLPEFKHIDKTHVVFTGTINGDSNLEVRVLKLSQDSTVARLIKMVSEVETQKSPTQRLTKKFEKWYVPIVLIVVTLLCFAYVVVDETFKESLYRAITVLVAASPCALAISTPSAVLSGIARAAQKGVLIKGGKALEDLGTISTIAFDKTGTLTEGKPKLTNVIALNNFEEQELLQIVLEVESLSNHPLAKAIAKDIEALHNIQFKDLAREIEGIQGKGITAKYKDSKVFIGNLKLMYDEGITVDTIVKSKMEGLLRDGHTMMLVAFKNELIGLIGVMDVPRKTAANTLKKLKSIGIKRMIMLTGDHQNVGDAIAKQIGLTEVKGNLLPEDKVAEIKKLLARDGKIAMIGDGVNDAPAMALSTVSIAMGAAGSDVALETADVALMSDKIENLPFVIGLSRASKRIIKENIFISLGVVVVLVPVTILGLTNIGLAVLFHEGSTVVVVLNALRLLAYKK; the protein is encoded by the coding sequence ATGGATAAAGTAAAGGACATAAGTCATAGTGAAAATCTCATCTTTGGTAAACGAACAGAACTCTATTTTGCCATCCTTTGTGGGGTGTTCTTAAGCTTAGGTTTTTTTATAGAAAAAGGGCTTGACCTTCCACGTTGGATTGCAATATTAAGCTATGGAATGGCTTACTTTTTTGGGGGGTATTTTATTTCTATTGAGGCCTATAAGAAAATTACTAAAGGAGGGTTTGATATTGATTTTTTAATGATTGCTGCGGCTATTGGAGCTGCTTATATTGATAGCTGGGCAGAAGGAGCTTTACTTTTATTTCTTTTTAGTTTAGGACACGCTTTAGAACATTACGCTATGAATAAAGCTCAAAAATCTATTGAAGCCTTAAGCGATTTATCACCCAAAGTAGCATTGGTTAAAAAGAACGGTCAAATTATTGAAACTCCAATTGAAGATTTAAAAGTTGGAGACACTATAGTAATAAAGCCCAACTCTAAAATTGCTGCAGACGGCGTTATAATAATGGGTAATAGTAGTATAGATCAAGCACCAATCACAGGCGAGAGCATGCCAGTAGACAAAACCGCAATTACGTCAATAGATAATTTACCAGAATTTAAACACATTGATAAAACTCATGTCGTATTTACAGGAACCATTAATGGCGATAGTAACTTAGAAGTTCGGGTGTTAAAATTGAGTCAAGATTCGACAGTTGCAAGATTAATTAAAATGGTAAGTGAGGTTGAAACCCAAAAATCACCAACACAGCGCTTGACCAAAAAATTCGAAAAGTGGTATGTGCCTATTGTGCTAATTGTAGTTACTCTTTTATGTTTTGCCTATGTAGTTGTTGACGAAACCTTTAAAGAAAGTTTATACAGAGCCATAACGGTTTTGGTTGCAGCCAGTCCCTGTGCCTTGGCTATTTCCACACCGAGCGCAGTGCTTAGTGGTATTGCACGAGCAGCGCAAAAAGGAGTGTTGATTAAAGGAGGAAAAGCCTTAGAGGATTTGGGGACTATTAGCACTATTGCATTTGATAAAACAGGAACCTTAACAGAAGGTAAGCCTAAATTAACAAACGTAATTGCTTTAAATAATTTTGAAGAACAAGAGTTGCTACAAATCGTTTTGGAGGTTGAAAGTTTAAGTAATCATCCTTTGGCTAAAGCTATAGCCAAAGATATTGAAGCACTCCACAATATACAATTTAAAGATCTTGCGCGTGAAATAGAAGGGATCCAAGGAAAGGGAATTACTGCTAAATATAAGGATTCGAAAGTTTTTATTGGAAATTTAAAATTAATGTATGACGAAGGAATAACTGTAGATACTATTGTAAAATCAAAAATGGAGGGGCTCTTACGCGATGGACACACCATGATGTTAGTTGCCTTTAAGAACGAACTCATTGGTTTAATTGGCGTTATGGATGTGCCTAGAAAGACCGCAGCCAACACACTTAAGAAATTAAAGTCTATTGGCATTAAACGCATGATAATGCTTACTGGAGACCATCAAAACGTAGGAGATGCTATTGCAAAACAAATAGGTTTAACAGAAGTAAAAGGTAATTTGTTGCCAGAAGATAAGGTCGCTGAAATTAAGAAACTATTAGCAAGAGATGGAAAAATCGCAATGATCGGAGATGGGGTAAATGACGCTCCTGCAATGGCTTTAAGCACAGTTAGTATAGCTATGGGAGCAGCAGGAAGTGATGTGGCTTTAGAAACTGCAGATGTCGCACTCATGTCTGATAAAATTGAAAACTTACCTTTTGTAATAGGTTTGAGTAGGGCTTCAAAACGCATTATAAAAGAAAACATTTTTATTAGTTTGGGCGTTGTTGTGGTATTGGTTCCTGTGACTATTTTGGGATTGACTAATATTGGCTTAGCCGTTTTATTTCATGAAGGTTCAACAGTAGTCGTAGTTTTGAATGCACTGCGATTATTAGCCTATAAAAAGTAG
- the ahcY gene encoding adenosylhomocysteinase, with translation MSTKTVVYVPNKVKDMSLAAWGRKEIELAEAEMPGLMSLREEYNNEQPLKGARIAGCLHMTIQTAVLIETLQALGAEVTWSSCNIFSTQDQAAAAIAAAGTAVYAWKDMTEEEFDWCIEQTLFFGEDRKPLNMILDDGGDLTNMVLDKYPELSAGIKGLSEETTTGVHRLYERVKNGTLTMPAINVNDSVTKSKFDNKYGCKESAVDAIRRATDIMLAGKRVTVCGYGDVGKGTAASFKGAGSIVTVTEIDPICALQAAMDGFEVKKLETVVGNSDIVITTTGNKDIVRAEHFEAMKDKVIVCNIGHFDNEIQMGWLNKNHGHTKDTIKPQVDKYTIDGKDIILLAEGRLVNLGCATGHPSFVMSNSFTNQTLAQIELWKNSGKYENDVYMLPKHLDEKVAKLHLEKIGVELTELKKDQADYIGVKVEGPYKPEHYRY, from the coding sequence ATGAGTACTAAAACAGTTGTCTACGTACCTAATAAGGTAAAAGATATGTCGCTTGCGGCGTGGGGAAGAAAAGAAATTGAATTAGCTGAAGCAGAAATGCCAGGTTTAATGAGTTTACGTGAAGAATATAACAATGAGCAACCTTTAAAAGGTGCGCGTATTGCTGGTTGCTTGCACATGACGATTCAAACTGCTGTTTTAATTGAAACACTACAAGCTTTAGGTGCAGAAGTAACTTGGAGTTCTTGTAACATTTTCTCTACACAAGATCAAGCTGCTGCAGCAATTGCAGCGGCAGGAACTGCTGTTTATGCATGGAAAGACATGACGGAAGAAGAATTTGATTGGTGTATTGAGCAAACCTTATTCTTTGGTGAAGATCGTAAGCCGTTAAACATGATTCTTGATGACGGTGGTGATTTAACCAATATGGTTTTAGATAAATATCCTGAATTATCAGCAGGTATTAAAGGTTTATCTGAAGAAACAACCACAGGTGTTCACAGACTTTATGAACGTGTTAAAAACGGCACGTTAACAATGCCAGCTATTAACGTAAATGATTCTGTAACAAAATCAAAATTTGATAATAAATACGGTTGTAAAGAAAGTGCAGTAGATGCTATTCGTCGTGCAACAGATATTATGCTTGCCGGAAAACGCGTAACGGTATGTGGTTATGGTGATGTTGGAAAAGGTACTGCTGCCTCTTTTAAAGGTGCTGGTAGTATTGTAACAGTTACAGAAATAGATCCTATTTGTGCTTTACAAGCGGCTATGGACGGTTTCGAGGTTAAAAAATTAGAAACGGTTGTTGGCAATAGTGATATTGTAATTACTACAACAGGAAATAAAGATATTGTTCGTGCTGAGCATTTTGAGGCTATGAAAGACAAAGTTATTGTTTGTAACATTGGCCACTTTGATAACGAAATACAAATGGGTTGGTTGAACAAAAATCATGGTCATACTAAAGACACCATTAAACCTCAAGTTGACAAGTACACTATTGATGGAAAAGACATTATTCTTTTAGCTGAGGGGCGTTTAGTAAATCTTGGCTGTGCAACAGGTCACCCAAGTTTTGTAATGAGTAACTCTTTTACTAACCAGACGTTAGCACAAATCGAATTATGGAAAAACAGCGGTAAATACGAAAATGACGTCTATATGTTACCAAAGCATTTAGATGAAAAAGTAGCTAAATTACACTTAGAAAAAATTGGTGTTGAATTAACTGAATTGAAAAAAGACCAGGCAGACTATATTGGTGTAAAAGTAGAGGGACCATACAAACCAGAACACTACAGATATTAA
- a CDS encoding thiamine-binding protein has translation MKISVELTLSPLQNEFEPAIIHFIKKLRASNLKVLENPLSTQVYGDYDSVMQVLNTEIKEAFALMDKGLLFMKIVKTDRHDYESHF, from the coding sequence ATGAAAATATCAGTAGAGTTAACACTTAGTCCGTTACAAAATGAATTTGAGCCAGCAATTATTCATTTTATAAAAAAACTTAGAGCTTCAAATTTAAAAGTACTGGAAAACCCTTTAAGCACTCAAGTCTATGGGGACTATGATAGCGTGATGCAGGTGCTTAATACAGAAATAAAAGAAGCCTTCGCGTTAATGGACAAAGGATTACTATTCATGAAGATTGTAAAAACTGATAGGCACGACTATGAATCACATTTTTGA
- a CDS encoding TonB-dependent receptor, translating into MKFNFKKPVLFLVLLVAADVLSAQEIKQDSTKVETLEEVLIQSIRVDADSPITHSNISKEALEKRNLGQDIPILLNYLPSVVTTSDAGAGIGYTGIRVRGISSQSTNVTINGIPYNDAESLGTFWVNLGDFTSSIESLQLQRGVGTSTNGSGAFGASINVLTDAVSKAANGEIANSFGSFNTRKHTVKYSTGLLNDHFEIAGRLSQVNSDGYIDRASSDLKSYFLQGSYVDDNTLIKAIAFGGKEVTYQSWYGFDPASIAAIGENPNLDENRTFNIAGIQFDDAGNFEGYYDNQVDNYNQDHYQLHWNEKWDNNWSSNIGLNYTYGRGYYEEYVDNYLYSNIYFGPDAQFSFLSLEPITVNGETVDSQDYVRRRWLDNNFYVINTNINYKDEALNLTAGFSYSTYHGDHFGEVIWSQYAMNSNIRDRYYDGDGDKYDFSAFAKATYQLNDKLSLYGDLQVRTVNYDTSGINSDLVLFEIDKTYSFFNPKAGLSYNLNDQNNFYFSYARANREASRSDFEGNPDIKPEQLNDFELGWRHKANTFTFNANMYYMLYNEQLVLTGGIDDVGAPIRGNSGNSSRLGIELEGLIKVTDKFSLQPNMTLSSNKNDETVVSRDGALVNLGETNISFSPEVIASNALVFQPIENLQLSFLSKYVGEQFMGNTDSEASKLESYFVNDFNVTYEIKMTKIFKSILLSGLVNNIFGEAYVSNGYYYSYDDDFSVPGTITTIEGAGYYPQAKRNFLLGATLKF; encoded by the coding sequence ATGAAATTTAATTTCAAAAAACCAGTTTTATTTTTAGTGCTTTTAGTAGCAGCAGATGTTCTATCAGCTCAGGAAATAAAGCAAGACTCCACTAAAGTTGAAACCTTAGAAGAAGTGTTAATCCAGTCTATTCGCGTAGACGCCGATTCGCCAATCACGCACTCTAATATAAGTAAAGAAGCCCTTGAAAAGCGTAATTTAGGTCAGGACATTCCTATTCTTCTTAATTATTTGCCATCTGTTGTGACTACCAGTGATGCAGGAGCAGGAATTGGTTACACGGGTATTCGCGTGCGTGGTATTAGTTCACAATCTACAAATGTTACGATCAATGGTATTCCATATAACGATGCTGAAAGTTTAGGAACCTTTTGGGTTAATTTGGGAGATTTTACCTCTTCGATAGAAAGTTTGCAACTCCAACGCGGTGTGGGAACGTCTACTAATGGTTCTGGTGCTTTTGGAGCTAGTATAAATGTACTAACAGATGCTGTGTCTAAAGCGGCTAATGGTGAAATTGCAAACAGTTTTGGGAGTTTTAATACCAGAAAACATACTGTAAAATACAGTACAGGTTTATTAAATGACCATTTTGAAATAGCGGGAAGGTTGTCTCAAGTAAATTCAGATGGTTATATAGATCGCGCGTCTTCAGATTTGAAATCATATTTTTTACAAGGGTCATACGTTGATGATAATACTTTAATTAAAGCGATTGCTTTTGGTGGTAAAGAAGTTACTTACCAATCTTGGTATGGTTTTGATCCAGCATCTATTGCTGCAATTGGAGAGAATCCTAATTTAGACGAAAACAGAACTTTTAATATTGCAGGAATACAGTTTGACGACGCTGGTAATTTTGAAGGCTATTATGACAATCAAGTTGATAATTATAATCAAGACCATTACCAACTACACTGGAACGAAAAGTGGGACAATAATTGGTCCTCTAACATAGGGTTAAATTATACCTACGGAAGAGGTTATTATGAAGAATATGTAGATAATTATTTATATTCTAATATTTATTTTGGACCAGATGCTCAATTTAGTTTTCTAAGTCTAGAACCAATTACTGTAAATGGTGAAACAGTAGATTCTCAAGATTATGTGAGAAGACGCTGGCTAGACAATAATTTCTATGTAATAAATACGAATATAAATTATAAAGACGAAGCACTAAATTTAACAGCGGGTTTTTCTTACAGTACCTATCATGGTGATCATTTTGGTGAGGTAATTTGGTCGCAATACGCCATGAACTCTAACATTAGAGACCGTTATTACGATGGCGATGGGGACAAATACGATTTTAGTGCTTTTGCCAAAGCAACCTACCAACTAAACGATAAACTAAGTTTATATGGTGATTTGCAGGTGCGTACCGTAAATTATGATACTAGTGGAATAAATTCGGACTTGGTGTTGTTTGAAATTGATAAAACCTACAGTTTCTTCAACCCAAAAGCAGGATTGTCATACAATTTAAATGACCAAAACAACTTCTATTTTTCCTATGCAAGAGCGAATAGAGAAGCCAGTAGGAGTGATTTTGAAGGTAACCCAGACATCAAGCCAGAGCAATTAAATGACTTCGAATTAGGCTGGAGACATAAAGCAAATACATTTACATTTAATGCTAATATGTACTACATGCTTTATAACGAGCAATTAGTATTAACAGGCGGAATTGATGATGTAGGAGCTCCTATTCGTGGTAATTCTGGTAATAGTTCGCGTTTAGGAATAGAATTAGAAGGGCTTATAAAAGTGACTGATAAGTTTAGTCTGCAACCAAATATGACATTGAGTTCTAACAAAAATGATGAAACCGTGGTGTCTAGAGATGGTGCTTTGGTTAACTTAGGGGAAACTAATATTTCGTTCTCACCAGAAGTTATTGCAAGCAATGCCTTGGTTTTTCAACCAATAGAAAACCTTCAGCTTTCATTTTTAAGTAAATATGTGGGAGAACAATTTATGGGAAATACAGATTCTGAAGCGTCAAAACTGGAAAGCTATTTTGTGAATGATTTTAATGTCACGTATGAGATTAAAATGACTAAAATTTTCAAATCTATTCTATTATCGGGGCTGGTTAATAATATTTTTGGTGAAGCATATGTCTCTAATGGTTACTACTATAGCTATGATGACGATTTTTCAGTACCAGGAACAATAACAACCATTGAAGGTGCAGGCTATTACCCGCAGGCTAAGCGAAACTTCTTATTAGGAGCTACCTTAAAGTTTTAG
- a CDS encoding geranylgeranylglyceryl/heptaprenylglyceryl phosphate synthase yields the protein MKSILENIRASAERKERLLAVLIDPDKFIIKELAQFIEQVNNSIITHVFVGGSAVEDNITQALVSAIKPLTALPIVLFPGDVSQISNDADAILFLSLVSGRNPEYLIEQHVKSVSKLRNMDLEVIPTGYILIEGGKETATLKVTNTKPLKEQQHIVDTAKASELLGMKLIYLEAGSGAHLEVSAKTIKAVKEDIKIPLLVGGGIRSKVQLENAYSAGADLVVIGTAFEDNAGFFEELSDIK from the coding sequence ATGAAAAGTATTTTAGAAAACATAAGAGCTTCAGCAGAAAGAAAGGAGCGGTTATTAGCTGTTTTAATTGACCCAGATAAGTTTATAATAAAAGAATTAGCACAGTTTATAGAGCAGGTAAATAATTCTATTATAACGCATGTTTTTGTTGGAGGAAGTGCGGTAGAAGATAATATTACTCAAGCTTTAGTTTCTGCTATAAAACCATTAACAGCGTTACCTATTGTTTTATTCCCAGGCGATGTCTCTCAGATTTCTAATGATGCGGATGCTATTTTATTTTTATCATTGGTCTCTGGTAGAAATCCAGAATACTTAATAGAGCAACATGTAAAGTCAGTTTCGAAATTACGAAACATGGATTTAGAGGTGATTCCAACGGGCTATATCTTAATTGAAGGCGGTAAAGAAACAGCAACATTAAAGGTCACAAATACAAAACCATTAAAAGAACAACAACATATTGTAGACACTGCAAAAGCTTCCGAATTATTAGGTATGAAATTGATTTATCTTGAAGCGGGAAGTGGCGCACATCTGGAAGTTTCGGCTAAAACAATAAAAGCAGTAAAAGAAGATATTAAAATCCCGCTACTAGTAGGTGGAGGCATAAGAAGTAAAGTGCAACTTGAAAACGCCTATAGCGCTGGAGCAGATTTAGTAGTCATTGGAACTGCTTTTGAAGACAACGCAGGTTTTTTCGAAGAATTAAGTGATATAAAATAA
- a CDS encoding 4'-phosphopantetheinyl transferase superfamily protein: MPLYKTISVNSQTTVKIWKIEESYSDLIAPIALKPESELRVLGMKSELHQRGFLSVRHLLAEFGYSDLDLFYDDNGKPHLKDGKHISITHSFTFSAVIISAVEVGIDIEKQREKIAIIAKKFVAYEFQYLSETDEDYIKKLTVIWGIKESLYKLFATPGMLFKAHFLVIPFVLEDKKTKAWIDYKGLKKDFNAQFLEFEGFTCAYTLAE, from the coding sequence ATGCCACTGTATAAAACCATTAGTGTAAATTCACAAACTACTGTTAAAATATGGAAGATTGAAGAGTCTTACAGTGATTTAATAGCACCAATAGCATTAAAACCTGAAAGCGAATTACGTGTATTAGGAATGAAAAGTGAATTACATCAACGTGGATTTTTAAGTGTTCGTCATTTGTTAGCCGAATTTGGTTATAGCGATTTAGACTTGTTTTATGATGATAATGGAAAACCACATCTTAAAGACGGAAAGCACATTTCTATAACACACTCTTTTACATTTTCTGCAGTCATTATTAGTGCTGTTGAAGTGGGAATTGATATTGAAAAGCAACGCGAAAAAATCGCCATAATAGCAAAGAAGTTTGTGGCGTATGAGTTTCAGTATTTGTCTGAAACTGATGAAGATTATATAAAAAAACTAACAGTTATTTGGGGCATTAAAGAGTCGCTTTACAAGCTTTTTGCTACGCCAGGTATGTTGTTTAAAGCGCACTTTTTAGTTATTCCATTTGTGCTTGAAGACAAAAAAACCAAAGCTTGGATAGATTATAAAGGACTAAAAAAAGACTTCAATGCACAGTTTTTAGAGTTTGAAGGTTTTACCTGTGCTTATACTTTGGCAGAATGA
- a CDS encoding DUF4301 family protein, translating to MNFTETHIKQIESKGLTVAKVRKQLELFKTGLPYVNLKSAAVLGDGIIQFSEKESQYFSVYYENKKDTLDIVKFVPASGAATRMFEFLFEFLESYSVKKESINAYINKHKDSELSLFLVGLEKLPFYETLIEAVKTNCPDYSVLPRDEQVLILVKTLLAEDQLNYSFYPKGLLPFHKYRDHLATAFEEHLFESALYAATNNRAKLHFTISESHKPIFENEFKRIKEVVERKTKTKFDISFSCQKESTDTIAVNSENEVVIAADDSLHFRPSGHGALLENLNAIAADIIFIKNIDNVVVFKYEAEVAKHKKILAGILLEIQGQAFKYLKVLEEEESSEKDLLEISRFVRKKLNVIFPDAFEKFSKKHQVAYLKEKLNRPIRVCGMVKNEGEPGGGPFWVKGESGEVSLQIVESAQIDKKNSYQKNILKNAVYFNPVDLVCGIKDYQGNVFDLAQFVDEKSAFITMKTKTGKDIKALELPGLWNGSMANWNTIFVEVPIITFNPVKTVTNLLKPTHQVD from the coding sequence TTGAATTTTACAGAAACACATATAAAACAGATTGAAAGTAAAGGTTTAACTGTTGCTAAAGTTAGAAAGCAATTAGAGTTATTTAAAACGGGTTTACCTTATGTGAATTTAAAGTCTGCAGCAGTTTTAGGTGATGGTATTATACAATTTTCAGAAAAAGAGAGCCAGTATTTTTCAGTGTATTACGAAAATAAAAAAGACACGTTAGATATTGTAAAATTTGTTCCAGCCTCCGGGGCAGCCACCAGAATGTTTGAGTTTTTATTTGAGTTCTTAGAAAGCTATTCAGTAAAAAAAGAAAGTATCAACGCCTATATTAATAAACATAAGGACTCAGAGTTATCACTATTTTTGGTTGGTTTAGAAAAATTGCCGTTCTACGAGACACTTATAGAGGCAGTTAAAACTAATTGTCCTGATTACAGCGTATTACCTAGAGATGAACAAGTGTTGATTTTAGTAAAAACCTTGTTAGCCGAAGATCAGTTGAATTATAGTTTTTATCCTAAGGGGCTGTTGCCTTTTCATAAGTATAGAGACCATTTAGCTACTGCTTTCGAGGAACATTTATTTGAATCCGCACTTTACGCGGCTACAAATAATAGAGCAAAACTTCATTTTACCATTTCAGAAAGTCATAAACCTATTTTTGAAAACGAATTTAAAAGAATAAAAGAGGTTGTTGAACGTAAAACCAAAACAAAGTTTGATATTAGTTTTTCTTGTCAAAAGGAATCTACAGATACTATCGCCGTAAATTCAGAAAATGAAGTGGTAATAGCTGCAGATGATAGTCTGCATTTTCGACCTTCTGGACACGGCGCTTTGTTAGAAAATTTAAATGCTATAGCAGCAGATATTATTTTTATAAAAAACATAGATAATGTTGTTGTTTTTAAATATGAAGCTGAGGTTGCTAAACATAAAAAAATATTGGCAGGTATCCTTTTAGAAATCCAAGGTCAAGCCTTCAAATATTTAAAAGTATTGGAAGAAGAGGAGAGTTCTGAAAAGGATTTATTAGAAATCTCAAGATTTGTACGTAAAAAGTTAAACGTCATTTTTCCTGATGCGTTTGAAAAATTTTCTAAAAAACACCAAGTAGCTTATTTAAAAGAAAAATTAAACAGACCTATTCGTGTTTGTGGTATGGTGAAAAATGAGGGGGAACCTGGTGGGGGACCGTTCTGGGTTAAAGGTGAAAGTGGGGAAGTCTCTTTACAAATTGTGGAATCTGCACAAATCGATAAAAAAAATAGTTATCAAAAAAACATTCTAAAAAATGCCGTCTATTTTAATCCAGTTGATTTGGTTTGTGGCATAAAAGATTATCAAGGTAACGTTTTTGATTTAGCCCAGTTCGTAGATGAAAAAAGTGCATTTATTACCATGAAAACAAAAACAGGAAAAGATATTAAAGCATTAGAATTGCCTGGACTTTGGAATGGGAGTATGGCCAATTGGAATACTATTTTTGTTGAAGTACCAATTATTACTTTTAATCCAGTAAAAACAGTTACTAACTTACTAAAACCAACACATCAGGTAGACTAA
- a CDS encoding AAA family ATPase, which translates to MEENLKQEPTNCIKIVLVGPESTGKTTLSRQLARYYNSVWVPEYAREYLQKKWNNERKTCEPVDLLPIAMGQMKQENALAKKTDTVLICDTNLLETKVYSEEYYSGICDPVIEKYALKNTYDLYFLTYIDTPWEGDDLRDKPEERAKMFKAFEVTLEKHNKPYVLLKGDKKTRLEMAIKHIDKLLNNKH; encoded by the coding sequence ATGGAAGAAAATCTTAAACAAGAACCTACAAACTGTATAAAAATCGTTTTGGTAGGTCCGGAATCTACGGGAAAAACAACATTGTCTAGGCAGTTAGCGCGTTATTATAATTCGGTTTGGGTGCCTGAGTATGCGCGTGAATACCTTCAGAAAAAATGGAACAATGAACGTAAAACTTGTGAACCAGTAGATTTATTGCCCATAGCAATGGGTCAAATGAAACAAGAAAATGCGCTGGCAAAAAAAACAGATACGGTATTGATTTGCGATACTAATTTGCTGGAAACTAAAGTGTATTCCGAAGAGTATTACTCAGGGATCTGTGATCCCGTTATAGAAAAATACGCGTTAAAGAACACCTACGATTTATACTTTTTAACGTATATTGACACGCCTTGGGAAGGTGACGATTTGCGAGATAAACCCGAAGAGAGAGCAAAGATGTTTAAGGCATTTGAAGTGACTTTAGAAAAGCATAATAAACCTTATGTTTTGTTAAAGGGCGATAAAAAAACACGTTTGGAAATGGCGATAAAACATATTGATAAATTATTGAATAATAAGCATTGA
- the pnuC gene encoding nicotinamide riboside transporter PnuC: MNHIFDLLFSQYADYETVDIVLEIVAVIFGFLSVLYSKQNNILVFPTGIVSTLIFVYLLLKWELLGDMMINAYYFIMSVYGWYIWSSKVGHTQVTPISATTRKEKKWGIVLFITTLLFVFIIYNAFGKWTSWIAYVDTLTTAIFFVGMWLMAKRKIENWLLWIIGDLISIPLYLYKGFTFTSFQYLVFTIVAIYGYLQWKKILNKNLQTV, encoded by the coding sequence ATGAATCACATTTTTGATTTACTCTTTAGTCAGTATGCCGATTACGAAACTGTAGACATTGTTTTAGAAATTGTGGCTGTTATTTTTGGTTTTTTGTCGGTTTTGTATTCTAAACAGAATAACATTCTTGTGTTTCCAACAGGTATTGTAAGTACGCTTATTTTTGTCTATCTCTTGCTTAAATGGGAACTTTTGGGCGATATGATGATTAATGCATACTATTTTATCATGAGTGTTTATGGATGGTATATTTGGAGTAGTAAAGTAGGTCACACTCAAGTTACTCCAATTTCCGCCACAACGAGAAAGGAAAAAAAATGGGGGATTGTGCTATTTATAACGACCTTACTTTTCGTTTTTATTATATATAACGCATTTGGGAAGTGGACAAGTTGGATTGCTTATGTAGATACCTTAACAACTGCTATTTTCTTTGTCGGGATGTGGCTCATGGCTAAGCGTAAAATAGAAAACTGGTTACTTTGGATTATTGGTGATCTTATTTCTATTCCTTTATATTTGTATAAAGGCTTTACATTTACCAGTTTTCAATATTTAGTATTTACAATTGTTGCGATATATGGCTATTTACAATGGAAGAAAATCTTAAACAAGAACCTACAAACTGTATAA